A single Zootoca vivipara chromosome 1, rZooViv1.1, whole genome shotgun sequence DNA region contains:
- the SAV1 gene encoding protein salvador homolog 1 isoform X1, which translates to MPSFIRHGPTIPRRTDLCLLDLGSSAYAAGGDGAVSRNQSFLRTPVQRPPHEIVRRESNRLSAPSYLARSLADVPREYGVSSQSFLTETNSVTENGEPGSRHYYDHHFYNGQRRHQLGDHVQEEYRYYEHNTDLVQRMSQNQGRHSSGIGRVAATSLGNLTNHSSEDLPLPPGWSVDWTLRGRKYYIDHNTNTTHWSHPLEREGLPPGWERVESAEFGVYYVDHINKRAQYKHPCAPSVPRYDQPPPMTYQPQPAERSQPILVPANPYHTAEIPDWLQVYARAPVKYDHILKWELFQLADLDTYQGMLKLLFMKELERIVKLYEAYRQALLTELDNRKQRQQWYAQQQHGKNF; encoded by the exons ATGCCTTCATTCATCCGTCATGGTCCAACCATTCCAAGACGAACAGATCTCTGCCTTTTGGACTTGGGTTCTTCTGCCTACGCTGCGGGTGGGGATGGAGCAGTTTCCAGAAACCAGAGCTTCCTTCGGACTCCAGTGCAGAGGCCTCCTCACGAGATAGTGAGGCGGGAAAGCAACAGACTCTCTGCCCCTTCCTACCTTGCCAGGAGCCTGGCCGACGTCCCGCGGGAATATGGCGTATCTTCCCAGTCCTTTTTAACAGAGACAAACTCTGTAACTGAAAACGGAGAACCCGGATCCCGTCACTATTATGACCACCACTTTTATAATGGTCAGAGGCGGCACCAGCTGGGGGATCACGTGCAGGAGGAATATAGATACTATGAACATAACACTGACCTTGTCCAAAGGATGTCACAGAATCAGGGAAGGCATAGTTCAG gcATTGGGCGGGTGGCTGCTACATCGTTAGGAaacttaacaaaccacagttcggAAGATTTACCTCTCCCTCCTGGCTGGTCTGTGGACTGGACTCTTAGAGGAAGGAAATACTACATAGACCATAACACCAACACAACACACTGGAGTCATCCACTTGAGCGAGAGGGGCTGCCTCCAGGGTGGGAGCGTGTGGAATCGGCTGAGTTTGGCGTCTACTACGTCGACCACATCAATAAAAGAGCACAGTACAAACACCCCTGTGCCCCCAG TGTTCCCCGTTACGATCAACCACCTCCGATGACGTATCAGCCACAGCCGGCCGAGAGAAGCCAGCCTATCCTCGTGCCTGCAAATCCATACCACACGGCGGAGATCCCAGATTGGCTGCAGGTCTATGCCAGGGCTCCTGTAAA ATACGACCACATCTTGAAGTGGGAGCTCTTCCAGCTAGCTGACCTGGATACATACCAAGGGATGCTGAAGCTGCTTTTCATGAAGGAACTGGAGCGGATAGTGAAGCTGTACGAAGCCTACCGCCAGGCTCTGCTCACCGAGCTGGACAACCGCAAGCAGAGGCAGCAGTGGTATGCTCAGCAGCAACACGGCAAGAACTTCTGA
- the SAV1 gene encoding protein salvador homolog 1 isoform X2, with translation MLSRKKTRAELSKPGEVQGKYVIKETSPLLRNLMPSFIRHGPTIPRRTDLCLLDLGSSAYAAGGDGAVSRNQSFLRTPVQRPPHEIVRRESNRLSAPSYLARSLADVPREYGVSSQSFLTETNSVTENGEPGSRHYYDHHFYNGQRRHQLGDHVQEEYRYYEHNTDLVQRMSQNQGRHSSGIGRVAATSLGNLTNHSSEDLPLPPGWSVDWTLRGRKYYIDHNTNTTHWSHPLEREGLPPGWERVESAEFGVYYVDHINKRAQYKHPCAPSVPRYDQPPPMTYQPQPAERSQPILVPANPYHTAEIPDWLQVYARAPVKYDHILKWELFQLADLDTYQGMLKLLFMKELERIVKLYEAYRQALLTELDNRKQRQQWYAQQQHGKNF, from the exons atgctgTCCCGGAAGAAAACGCGCGCCGAGCTCTCCAAACCCGGCGAGGTGCAGGGCAAGTACGTGATCAAGGAGACGAGCCCTTTGCTCCGCA ATCTGATGCCTTCATTCATCCGTCATGGTCCAACCATTCCAAGACGAACAGATCTCTGCCTTTTGGACTTGGGTTCTTCTGCCTACGCTGCGGGTGGGGATGGAGCAGTTTCCAGAAACCAGAGCTTCCTTCGGACTCCAGTGCAGAGGCCTCCTCACGAGATAGTGAGGCGGGAAAGCAACAGACTCTCTGCCCCTTCCTACCTTGCCAGGAGCCTGGCCGACGTCCCGCGGGAATATGGCGTATCTTCCCAGTCCTTTTTAACAGAGACAAACTCTGTAACTGAAAACGGAGAACCCGGATCCCGTCACTATTATGACCACCACTTTTATAATGGTCAGAGGCGGCACCAGCTGGGGGATCACGTGCAGGAGGAATATAGATACTATGAACATAACACTGACCTTGTCCAAAGGATGTCACAGAATCAGGGAAGGCATAGTTCAG gcATTGGGCGGGTGGCTGCTACATCGTTAGGAaacttaacaaaccacagttcggAAGATTTACCTCTCCCTCCTGGCTGGTCTGTGGACTGGACTCTTAGAGGAAGGAAATACTACATAGACCATAACACCAACACAACACACTGGAGTCATCCACTTGAGCGAGAGGGGCTGCCTCCAGGGTGGGAGCGTGTGGAATCGGCTGAGTTTGGCGTCTACTACGTCGACCACATCAATAAAAGAGCACAGTACAAACACCCCTGTGCCCCCAG TGTTCCCCGTTACGATCAACCACCTCCGATGACGTATCAGCCACAGCCGGCCGAGAGAAGCCAGCCTATCCTCGTGCCTGCAAATCCATACCACACGGCGGAGATCCCAGATTGGCTGCAGGTCTATGCCAGGGCTCCTGTAAA ATACGACCACATCTTGAAGTGGGAGCTCTTCCAGCTAGCTGACCTGGATACATACCAAGGGATGCTGAAGCTGCTTTTCATGAAGGAACTGGAGCGGATAGTGAAGCTGTACGAAGCCTACCGCCAGGCTCTGCTCACCGAGCTGGACAACCGCAAGCAGAGGCAGCAGTGGTATGCTCAGCAGCAACACGGCAAGAACTTCTGA